A stretch of the Rosa rugosa chromosome 5, drRosRugo1.1, whole genome shotgun sequence genome encodes the following:
- the LOC133708421 gene encoding protein CDC73 homolog, protein MDPLSALRDFTIRGELDKIVRVNDEFRFGSDYTFPCFAETAYRSKQGNLYTLETLLHYVNNHHVKHTEYIQNARTQGIPTVTFPDRKPLLDYLTGKISTTDSIEFVLPQNPKFPDLPLNDFPFSDHQNDVAHHTPDHSFADSKDLNQIEAPVDYMSLIYSSERPLKDREELLECKGRNFYGVLTAATKREEERQRIESQQRKDGLVAKSRLMGSDDRGMAGYGDELGYDPTPKPKMHLKGGKIGEGVPIILVPSAFQTLITIYNVKEFLEDGVYIPTDVKVKQMKGAKPDCVTVQKKFSRDRDRVVTAYEVRDKPSALKTEDWDRVVAVFVLGKEWQFKDWPFKDHVEIFNKIMGFFMRFEDDSVESAKIVKQWNVKIISISKNKRHQDRAAALEVWDRLEEFVRSRSHS, encoded by the exons atgGACCCTCTCTCCGCCCTCCGCGACTTCACAATCCGCGGCGAGCTCGACAAGATCGTCCGTGTCAACGACGAGTTCCGGTTCGGGTCCGACTACACCTTCCCCTGCTTCGCCGAGACCGCCTACCGCTCCAAGCAAGGCAATCTCTACACCCTCGAAACCCTCCTCCACTACGTCAACAACCACCACGTCAAGCACACCGAGTACATCCAGAACGCCCGCACCCAGGGGATCCCCACCGTCACTTTCCCCGATCGCAAGCCCCTCCTCGATTACCTCACCGGCAAGATCTCCACCACCGACTCCATCGAATTCGTCCTCCctcaaaaccctaaattcccCGATTTGCCCCTCAACGACTTCCCCTTCTCCGACCACCAGAACGACGTCGCTCACCACACCCCGGACCACAGCTTCGCCGATTCCAAGGATTTGAACCAGATTGAGGCCCCCGTGGACTACATGTCGTTGATTTACTCCAGCGAGAGGCCGTTGAAGGACCGCGAGGAGCTGCTGGAGTGCAAAGGGAGGAACTTTTACGGCGTGTTGACGGCGGCGACGAAGAGGGAGGAGGAACGACAGCGTATTGAGTCGCAGCAGAGGAAGGATGGGCTGGTGGCCAAGAGTAGGTTAATGGGCTCCGACGACAGGGGCATGGCGGGCTACGGTGACGAACTGGGCTACGACCCGACGCCCAAGCCCAAGATGCATTTGAAGGGAGGGAAGATTGGGGAAGGTGTGCCTATAATTCTGGTGCCGAGTGCGTTCCAGACGCTGATTACGATTTATAATGTGAAGGAGTTTTTGGAGGATGGGGTTTATATACCTACGGATGTGAAGGTGAAGCAGATGAAGGGAGCTAAGCCGGACTGTGTTACTGTGCAGAAGAAGTTTAGCAGGGATAGGGATAGAGTTGTGACGGCGTATGAGGTTAGGGATAAACCGTCGGCGTTGAAGACTGAGGATTGGGATAGGGTGGTGGCGGTTTTCGTGTTGGGGAAGGAGTGGCAGTTCAAGGACTGGCCTTTCAAGGACCATGTGGAGATTTTTAATAAGA TTATGGGATTTTTCATGCGGTTTGAAGATGATAGTGTGGAGTCAGCAAAGATTGTGAAGCAGTGGAATGTGAAGATCATCTCG ATTAGCAAGAATAAGCGACACCAAGATAGAGCTGCGGCATTGGAGGTGTGGGATCGGCTAGAAGAGTTTGTGCGGTCACGGTCACATTCTTGA
- the LOC133708423 gene encoding non-specific lipid transfer protein GPI-anchored 5: MAQRIEKSLFLVLVTIFLARAAAQSSCTNVIISMSPCLNYITGNSSTPSSGCCSQLATVVRSSPQCLCQVINGGGSSLGVNVNQTQARALPGACNVQTPPLSQCNAASPADSPAGTPDDSSNTVPSGSGSNTVPSTDDGSSDGNSIKLSMTQLVVLLAAAFATLSMH; encoded by the exons ATGGCACAAAGAATTGAAAAGAGTCTCTTCCTCGTTCTGGTGACCATTTTCTTGGCAAGAGCAGCAGCACAGTCAAGTTGCACAAATGTGATAATCAGCATGTCCCCATGCCTGAATTACATTACTGGGAACTCCTCAACCCCATCTTCAGGATGCTGCTCGCAGCTCGCTACCGTTGTCCGATCATCCCCACAGTGTTTGTGCCAGGTCATTAATGGCGGTGGATCATCACTGGGGGTCAATGTTAATCAAACTCAAGCTCGCGCTTTACCCGGTGCTTGCAATGTTCAGACTCCGCCCCTCAGCCAGTGTAACG CTGCTTCTCCAGCTGACTCTCCTGCAGGAACACCCGATGACTCATCAAACACAGTTCCTTCAG GAAGCGGATCTAACACTGTACCATCAACTGACGATGGCTCATCAGATGGAAACTCCATCAAGTTGTCTATGACTCAACTCGTTGTGCTCTTAGCTGCAGCATTTGCTACTCTCTCAATGCACTGA
- the LOC133708422 gene encoding non-specific lipid transfer protein GPI-anchored 20, with product MAISVPSPCLVLMVLAMAAVSVMPVVYGQVGTPCSAATIASFSPCMNFLTNSTANGTAPTADCCNSLKNLTGTSRDCMCLLVTGSVPVQLPINRTLAISLPRACNTPGVPLQCKATGTPLPAPGPNSQAPTSSPGASPSASPTASTVPEPTSSAESPESDTPPSSTGGSGAPTATTGSRPALTPSAAMPSYSLSPSLLLFASAVLVLKFY from the exons ATGGCGATTTCAGTGCCTTCTCCCTGTCTGGTACTCATGGTCTTGGCAATGGCTGCTGTCTCGGTTATGCCAGTTGTCTATGGCCAAGTTGGTACCCCTTGCTCTGCTGCTACAATTGCGAGCTTCAGCCCCTGCATGAACTTTCTCACTAACAGTACAGCTAACGGTACTGCACCAACCGCAGACTGTTGCAATTCACTTAAGAATCTCACAGGTACCAGCAGGGACTGTATGTGCCTCCTTGTAACTGGAAGTGTTCCCGTTCAACTACCAATCAACCGTACTCTCGCCATCTCTCTTCCTCGTGCTTGCAACACCCCTGGCGTCCCACTCCAATGCAAAG CCACTGGTACACCTCTTCCTGCTCCAG GTCCTAACTCTCAAGCACCAACTTCTTCTCCTGGAGCTTCACCATCTGCCAGTCCAACAG CTTCTACTGTCCCTGAACCCACCTCATCTGCTGAATCACCAGAATCAGACACACCACCATCATCAACAGGGGGCTCTGGAGCTCCAACAGCTACTACTGGGAGCCGCCCAGCTCTGACTCCATCGGCTGCCATGCCGTCTTACTCTCTGTCGCCTTCTCTTCTGCTATTTGCTTCAGCAGTTCTGGTGTTGAAGTTTTACTAG